The following coding sequences lie in one Flavobacterium sp. 20NA77.7 genomic window:
- a CDS encoding putative Ig domain-containing protein, with the protein MKKILFISIYFLTVMGYAQIGLGTSTPHSSAALDLTSTSKGVLVPRMTHAQKNAITSPVAGLLIWCLDCATSGEMQVYNGTAWITTLGAEASPPAPPTNLVYTGSPFTFYDSNTITDISAPINSGGVVTSYSISPSLPIGLSFNTSTGAISGTPTVAAATADYTITASNIGGSTSATINITVLPILNFATATAAYSLRRLSPSYIGNAIRVRRSSDNTEQDIGFDGSGNLNQTSLISFVGSSNGYVTIWYDQSGNARNVLQSTIANQPQIVSNGSLITRAGKPVVYFPTDPAYLQVNANLGLPATYAIVTGVDNLTTSNLALTHFGTSNGIGTRIGVGGQLIASKRGITNVNTNLYVTAMSQNLFALTQATHGGSSATRFYLNGTSSTFSDGQQVLFPLSKFTIGAFATGDTTVQTFAGEAFISESISYTDILSTAQIQLVHKNQGAYYDVIVN; encoded by the coding sequence ATGAAAAAAATACTATTTATCTCAATCTACTTTCTGACTGTTATGGGTTATGCTCAAATAGGTTTAGGTACTTCAACCCCACATTCTTCTGCAGCTTTAGATTTAACGAGTACAAGTAAAGGTGTGTTAGTCCCAAGAATGACACATGCACAAAAAAACGCGATAACCTCTCCAGTTGCTGGGCTCCTTATATGGTGTTTAGATTGTGCAACCAGTGGAGAAATGCAAGTTTATAATGGTACGGCTTGGATAACAACTTTGGGTGCTGAAGCAAGTCCGCCAGCACCACCCACAAATTTAGTATACACAGGTTCGCCATTTACGTTTTATGATAGTAATACTATAACTGATATTAGTGCTCCTATAAATAGTGGTGGTGTGGTAACTAGTTATTCGATTAGTCCTAGTTTACCTATAGGTTTAAGTTTTAACACGTCCACCGGAGCTATTTCAGGTACTCCTACGGTTGCTGCAGCAACAGCAGATTATACTATTACCGCTTCAAATATAGGTGGTAGTACATCGGCAACTATTAATATTACGGTATTGCCTATTTTGAATTTTGCAACTGCAACAGCAGCATACTCGCTTCGTAGATTAAGCCCTTCCTATATTGGTAATGCTATTCGTGTGCGTAGAAGTTCAGATAATACAGAACAGGATATTGGCTTTGACGGTAGTGGCAATTTAAACCAAACTTCATTGATTTCATTTGTGGGAAGTAGTAATGGATATGTTACTATCTGGTACGATCAAAGCGGAAATGCTAGAAATGTTTTACAATCAACAATAGCAAATCAACCCCAAATTGTTAGTAACGGTAGTTTGATAACAAGAGCAGGAAAACCAGTTGTTTATTTCCCTACAGATCCAGCTTATCTTCAGGTAAATGCTAATTTAGGATTGCCAGCAACATATGCGATAGTAACAGGTGTTGATAATTTGACTACTAGTAATTTGGCTTTGACTCATTTTGGAACTTCAAATGGTATTGGAACTAGAATAGGTGTTGGAGGGCAACTTATTGCATCAAAAAGAGGTATTACTAATGTGAATACCAATTTATATGTCACAGCCATGAGTCAAAATTTGTTTGCATTGACACAAGCGACACATGGTGGGAGTAGTGCAACACGGTTTTATTTAAATGGTACTTCAAGCACGTTCTCTGATGGTCAGCAAGTCTTATTCCCATTGAGTAAGTTTACTATAGGTGCCTTTGCAACTGGAGATACAACGGTTCAAACTTTTGCTGGAGAAGCGTTTATTAGTGAAAGCATCTCATATACAGATATACTTTCAACAGCCCAAATACAATTAGTGCATAAAAACCAGGGTGCTTATTATGATGTTATTGTTAATTAA
- a CDS encoding arabinofuranosidase catalytic domain-containing protein, translating to MKKTILVAILFSTLSSFAQVGVGTTSPNASSALDITSTTKGLLLPRLTDSQKMAISSPAAGLWIWCSDCGVRGQMQVYNGTAWTNMTGGVALSSLLLDRLASTPIAAYSLRLLRSGYIGNPAIRVRRSSDNTETNIGFTNSGDLDETALLAFTGSSDGFVTTWYDQSGNNNHAINTNTAAQPQLVFAGVVNKMNNKPAIKSTVARNTRLERTPASAITIRQFSVVGQGEVNGSNYVIFLQQAGPNAYFRYAPSGNIEAWFQGATAINSNISQFTSSLKIYSAQFTTGKLYSNGLEIGSSSVTSTTSSSSLYTLFNNPGNSSPLNGSMSEIILFPSAINRTILEADQGAYYSITVN from the coding sequence ATGAAAAAAACAATATTAGTAGCAATTTTATTTTCAACGCTTAGTTCGTTTGCACAAGTAGGAGTAGGTACTACTTCGCCAAATGCCTCTTCGGCTTTAGATATTACAAGCACTACAAAAGGATTATTGCTTCCTCGATTAACAGATAGTCAAAAGATGGCAATTTCTTCGCCAGCAGCAGGTTTATGGATTTGGTGTAGTGATTGCGGTGTTAGAGGGCAAATGCAAGTATATAATGGAACAGCCTGGACGAATATGACAGGAGGAGTTGCATTAAGTTCTTTGCTTTTAGATAGATTAGCTAGTACGCCAATTGCAGCTTATTCTTTGCGTTTGCTTAGGTCTGGCTATATTGGAAATCCAGCTATAAGAGTTCGAAGAAGTTCTGATAATACAGAAACAAATATTGGATTTACAAATTCTGGAGATTTAGATGAAACCGCATTACTAGCATTTACGGGTAGTAGTGATGGTTTCGTGACAACTTGGTACGATCAAAGTGGTAATAATAATCATGCTATAAATACAAATACTGCTGCACAGCCACAACTTGTGTTTGCTGGTGTTGTTAATAAAATGAATAATAAACCTGCAATTAAAAGTACAGTAGCTAGAAATACACGTTTAGAACGAACACCTGCATCAGCAATTACAATTAGACAATTTAGTGTTGTAGGTCAAGGTGAGGTTAATGGTTCTAATTATGTTATTTTTTTACAACAAGCAGGTCCAAATGCATATTTTAGATACGCACCCTCTGGTAATATAGAAGCTTGGTTTCAAGGGGCTACTGCAATTAACTCTAATATTTCCCAATTTACTTCTTCTTTAAAAATCTATTCCGCACAATTTACAACTGGTAAGCTATATTCTAATGGATTAGAAATTGGGAGTAGTTCTGTCACTTCTACAACTTCAAGTTCAAGTTTATATACTTTATTTAATAATCCTGGAAATAGTTCACCTCTTAATGGTTCTATGTCAGAAATAATACTTTTTCCTTCTGCAATAAATAGAACTATTTTAGAAGCTGACCAAGGTGCTTATTATTCTATAACTGTTAATTAA
- a CDS encoding tetratricopeptide repeat-containing sensor histidine kinase: MVAHKHGLNTPMGEYLQNCSFLSYLDSDYAKALRLCKKANQLFLKDENYNSYLFSITRECMYLDGLSKYDESLNLALNTIKKYNKYTNLEGLGSLYITISEQYYYGHKLKNALINAKIALTIFQKRKYYHGIAECDTLIAVILADLENYTEAIARIKRLNDLPEEIRLNETYYLRYLLYMAEFHIKSDKYKEAIHYANTAINKFKNLKLDYYIIEMQLCKADAYQKLGRNSEALKIIKFIEKNIYDFASSEDIDPGLKYINKIKSNIFYAQKKYELALETIKKNLLFENINVETYKEISKIEFKLAKYKEAFESLEMYNIKKIEQFKENQKNNIDELQELYNNKDNEFQIQELKLKKAKNELLLIKEKNFSNKVIIILTISFIGIILLIYGYRVKKKVGQILKYKNGKLEDINNLLSKSNKEKEVLLKEIHHRVKNNLQLVSSILYIQANDTPDISVAEFLDECQSRISSIALIHQNLYLSDDLDKVGFQKYLEVLADSIINTFSEKNRVSLKINANKTRLNIETSISLGLIISELICNSIKHAFKNIDNGEITIELTKMSNDKYSLVIGDNGSNCEVKENGSMSIGLELVNLLVMQLKGTLLKMDKEGTYYEIVFEEVDA; this comes from the coding sequence ATGGTAGCCCATAAACATGGGCTTAATACACCAATGGGCGAGTATTTACAAAATTGTTCTTTTTTAAGCTATTTAGATTCAGACTACGCTAAAGCCTTGCGTTTATGTAAAAAAGCAAACCAATTATTTTTAAAAGATGAAAATTATAATTCTTATTTGTTTTCTATTACACGAGAATGTATGTATTTAGATGGATTAAGCAAATATGATGAATCATTAAATCTTGCATTAAATACAATAAAAAAGTATAATAAGTATACAAATTTAGAAGGGTTAGGCTCACTATATATAACTATTTCAGAGCAATATTATTATGGACACAAGTTAAAAAACGCCTTAATTAATGCAAAAATTGCGTTAACTATTTTTCAAAAAAGAAAATATTATCATGGTATTGCAGAGTGCGATACTTTAATTGCTGTAATACTAGCTGATTTAGAAAACTATACAGAAGCAATTGCACGCATTAAACGATTAAATGATTTACCGGAAGAAATAAGGCTTAATGAAACGTATTATTTACGATACTTATTATACATGGCAGAATTTCATATTAAAAGTGATAAGTATAAAGAAGCTATTCATTATGCAAATACAGCCATTAATAAGTTTAAAAATTTAAAACTCGATTATTATATAATTGAAATGCAATTATGTAAAGCAGATGCATATCAAAAGTTAGGCAGAAACTCAGAAGCGCTTAAAATAATAAAGTTTATTGAAAAAAATATTTATGATTTTGCCTCATCTGAAGATATAGACCCAGGATTAAAATATATTAATAAGATTAAATCTAACATATTTTATGCACAAAAAAAATATGAATTAGCACTAGAAACCATAAAGAAGAATTTATTATTTGAGAATATTAATGTTGAAACTTATAAAGAAATTTCTAAAATTGAATTTAAATTAGCGAAGTATAAGGAAGCTTTTGAAAGTTTAGAAATGTATAATATTAAAAAAATAGAACAGTTTAAAGAAAATCAGAAAAATAACATTGATGAATTACAAGAGTTATACAACAATAAAGATAACGAGTTTCAAATACAGGAACTAAAGTTAAAAAAAGCTAAAAATGAATTACTGTTAATAAAAGAGAAAAATTTTTCAAATAAGGTTATTATTATATTGACTATATCATTTATTGGAATCATACTTTTAATATATGGTTATAGAGTTAAAAAGAAAGTTGGTCAAATTTTAAAATATAAGAATGGTAAACTAGAAGATATAAATAATTTATTGAGTAAATCAAATAAAGAAAAAGAAGTATTACTAAAGGAAATCCATCACAGAGTAAAAAATAATTTACAGTTGGTTTCAAGTATATTGTACATTCAGGCTAATGATACCCCTGATATTAGTGTAGCTGAATTTTTAGACGAATGTCAAAGTAGAATTTCATCTATAGCGTTAATTCATCAAAATTTATATTTGTCTGATGATTTAGATAAAGTTGGATTTCAAAAATATCTTGAAGTTTTAGCCGACAGTATAATTAATACTTTTTCAGAAAAAAATCGAGTAAGTTTAAAGATAAATGCAAATAAAACGCGATTAAATATTGAAACATCTATTTCACTAGGATTAATTATTAGTGAATTAATTTGTAATTCAATAAAACATGCCTTTAAAAATATTGATAATGGAGAAATTACTATTGAGTTAACTAAAATGTCGAATGATAAATACAGTTTAGTAATAGGTGACAATGGAAGTAATTGCGAAGTAAAAGAAAACGGGTCAATGTCAATTGGATTAGAATTAGTTAATTTATTAGTAATGCAATTAAAGGGTACATTATTAAAAATGGATAAGGAAGGGACATATTATGAGATTGTTTTTGAAGAAGTAGATGCTTAA
- a CDS encoding arabinofuranosidase catalytic domain-containing protein yields the protein MKKYYLVILVLFSFHGNSQVGIGTNNPHVSAILDLTSSNKGLLPPRMTLEQRNAIQNPIVGLVVWCANCGSVGEMQVFNGTVWTNLAGGAAATPFLLDKLLTTPVAAYSLRLLRSGYTGNPAIRVRRSSDNTETNIGFTNSGDLDETALLAFTGSSDGFVTTWYDQSGNNNHAINTNTAAQPQLVFAGVVNKMNNKPAIKSTVARNTRLERTPASAITIRQFSVVGQGEVNGSNYVNFLQQAGPSAFFRYTPSGNIEAWFQGANTITSTSPQFTSSTKIYSADFTIGKLFANGVEIGNNSVTSPTTSSALYTLFNNPGNNFPLNGSMLEMILFSSVVNRTLLEADQGTYYSIPVN from the coding sequence ATGAAAAAATATTATTTAGTCATTTTAGTTTTATTTTCATTTCATGGCAATTCACAAGTAGGTATTGGCACAAACAATCCCCATGTTTCTGCCATTTTAGATTTAACAAGTAGCAATAAAGGGCTTTTACCTCCTAGAATGACTTTAGAACAAAGAAACGCAATTCAAAATCCTATAGTAGGACTCGTGGTTTGGTGTGCAAATTGTGGTTCAGTAGGAGAAATGCAAGTATTTAATGGAACCGTTTGGACAAACTTAGCAGGTGGGGCTGCAGCAACTCCATTTTTATTAGATAAGCTATTAACTACGCCAGTAGCAGCTTATTCTTTGCGTTTACTTAGGTCTGGCTATACTGGAAATCCTGCAATAAGAGTGCGAAGAAGTTCTGATAATACAGAAACAAATATTGGATTTACAAATTCTGGAGATTTAGATGAAACCGCATTACTAGCATTTACGGGTAGTAGTGATGGTTTCGTGACAACTTGGTACGATCAAAGTGGTAATAATAATCATGCTATAAATACAAATACTGCTGCACAGCCACAACTTGTGTTTGCTGGTGTTGTTAATAAAATGAATAATAAACCTGCAATTAAAAGTACAGTAGCTAGAAATACACGTTTAGAACGAACACCTGCATCAGCAATTACAATTAGACAATTTAGTGTTGTAGGTCAAGGTGAGGTTAATGGTTCTAATTATGTTAATTTTTTACAACAAGCTGGTCCTAGTGCATTCTTTAGATACACTCCTTCAGGTAATATAGAAGCTTGGTTTCAAGGGGCTAATACAATTACGTCAACCTCACCTCAATTTACATCCTCAACAAAAATTTATTCAGCAGATTTTACAATAGGTAAATTATTTGCTAATGGTGTTGAAATAGGAAATAATTCTGTTACATCTCCAACTACAAGTTCAGCACTATACACGCTTTTTAATAATCCTGGAAATAATTTTCCACTTAATGGCTCCATGTTAGAAATGATACTTTTTTCTTCTGTTGTAAATAGAACTTTATTAGAAGCAGACCAAGGGACTTATTATTCAATTCCTGTAAATTAA
- a CDS encoding beta strand repeat-containing protein → MKKIVHIVFLFATLHIFAQVGINTSTPHASSILDITSTTKGFLFPRMTQAQRNAITSPAAGLVVWCSNCGTNGELQVFDGVAWTTATGTTASIPPDVAPSNLTYSGSPYSCFLQTLITPIEAPSYLGGTVTSFSVSPSLPSGLVLNTTTGEITGTPTVLSAATDYTITATNGSGSTTAIINIAVNNAPPPTGLAYSGSPYVFTYGSAITPVAHPTNNGGAVASYSITPSLPAGLTFNTTSGAITGTPTVVSSATNYTVTATNPSGSTTAIISITVNNISPTNLQYTGSPFSYFVQNSITPIAAPTNTGGIVTAYAVSPALPSGLTINTSTGAITGTPTVAVPATNYTITASNATGSTTATINITVNSVLDLTGINNTTANVAYSLRKLSSSYTGAAIRVRRSSDNAEQNIGFDMSGNLDQSALTAFVGSGNGFVTTWYDQSGKGKNVTQTTNANQPKIVSNGTIITRNGKPMMNFESGTSARLVNTSTTSTLPVSMVNVAGVDRVSSSEFNFASIGGSNGLCLRIQNGQFIGIKIGSALVFTNSYASAGQLNVLSVIQTSSTGNMFLNGTQATITAGGSNGVANPSPNITIGAPGDFGASSNDGFLSESIFYSSLLSTTDRQALEANQAAYYGLIPAFTYPSATVATYASAVTINPSGLANTGTFTVSPSLPSGLTINATTGVISGTPTVVSGATTYTVSSTTGLGVGTSTFNLTVNDIAPALTYANTNLVLNDPATISPTITSGMVAATYSITPSLPSGLSLNSNTGVISGTPTAAIPITTFTITATNSGGVATATLNLYVGATANPTNLVYTGSPYAFAVGATITPVSAPTNQGGVPTSYSIAPALPNGLAFDTATGAITGYPTVVTAAADYTVTATNPYGSTTATINIAINEAPPANLQYTGSPYSYYVQNAITPIAAPTNTGGMVTAYSVSPALPSGLVLNTTTGTITGTPAVAVAATDYTITASNVAGSTTTIINITVSPVLDLTGINTTTAVAGFSLRKLNSSYSGAAIRVRRSSDNTEQNIGFDGSGNLDQMALLTFVGSGNGFVTTWYDQSGKGNNVTQTNNAIQPQIVANGSVITRNGKLVMYFQNAYLQRSATTVGVPHTMVNVGGIDNSNESYAAFSAIGTGNGTIIEVDLYGQPGNLVGTKRGAVFMPTNAFLTSLRLNSIIMTQPASAPTEIFFNGTQTTITSGASNGVASPSAVITVGAYGDLAQISSGAFINETIFYTSVLSNTDIQTLEANHLGYYDLIPSFTYPSSTVATYGDSVTINPSGLSNTGMFTVSPALPSGLTINATTGIISGIPTVVSSATTYTVSSTTGLGVGTSTFTLTINDITPALTYANTNLILNDPATISPTITSGMVSATYSITPSLPTGLNLDTNTGVISGTPTTAIPLTTFTITATNSGGVGTATLNLYVGTSASPTNLTYTGSPFAFAVGSTITPINAPTNQGGAPTSYSIAPSLPNGLAFDTATGAITGYPTVVTTAADYTVTATNASGSTTATINIEIIAAQPTNLQYSGSPYVYYMNNTYSIAPPINSGGTPTLYAINPSLPLGLVFNSSTGAISGTPTVISSATTYTITASNGQGSTNTSISIEIYPVLDLANLNITTTASAYSLRKLNSTYTGAAIRVRRSSDNTEQNIGFDGVGNLDQASLLSFVGSGDGFVTVWYDQTRFANNMTQTNVVYQPRIVNAGVIETVNSKPAVYLNTKYMSAGLVAQGYPSTINGVATSKTATSTGLFFAIGSNNGPGIGLGNYVSVGSTDYNLTGIKGGVAYMPTSTAITPNSSAIITLNTLTGGAASTISLNGSSVSINAGSTNNPFTPTGGISIGSNTPQEAPNVMMSNGYVQEAIFISGSLTTLQKQALENNQGAYYGVTIN, encoded by the coding sequence ATGAAAAAAATAGTACATATTGTTTTTTTATTCGCTACGCTGCATATATTTGCTCAAGTAGGTATAAATACTTCTACGCCACATGCGTCTTCTATCTTAGATATTACGAGTACAACGAAAGGTTTTTTGTTTCCTCGAATGACTCAAGCGCAACGTAATGCCATTACATCACCCGCAGCTGGATTAGTAGTTTGGTGTTCTAATTGCGGTACAAATGGTGAATTACAGGTTTTTGATGGTGTAGCATGGACCACTGCTACAGGAACTACGGCGAGTATTCCACCAGATGTTGCGCCATCAAATTTAACCTATTCTGGTTCTCCATATAGTTGTTTTTTACAAACACTTATAACACCAATCGAAGCTCCTTCCTATCTAGGAGGTACGGTTACAAGCTTTTCCGTAAGCCCTTCCTTACCTTCAGGGTTAGTATTGAATACCACAACAGGTGAAATTACAGGTACGCCAACTGTTTTAAGTGCAGCAACAGATTATACAATTACAGCTACAAATGGTTCTGGGAGTACAACAGCAATTATTAATATTGCTGTTAATAATGCTCCGCCACCAACTGGTTTAGCTTATTCTGGTTCACCATATGTGTTTACTTACGGTTCTGCCATTACACCGGTAGCACATCCTACTAATAATGGTGGGGCAGTAGCGAGTTACTCAATTACGCCAAGCTTACCCGCAGGATTAACCTTTAATACAACTTCTGGAGCTATTACAGGAACTCCTACTGTTGTTTCTTCAGCTACTAACTACACTGTTACCGCAACTAATCCTTCGGGCAGTACTACGGCAATTATATCAATTACAGTAAATAACATTTCACCTACCAATTTACAATACACAGGTTCACCTTTTAGTTATTTTGTGCAAAATTCTATAACTCCAATCGCAGCTCCGACTAATACAGGTGGAATAGTTACAGCATATGCTGTATCACCAGCATTGCCTTCTGGTTTGACAATAAACACCTCTACAGGTGCCATAACAGGTACACCTACCGTAGCAGTTCCCGCTACTAATTATACCATTACCGCATCAAATGCAACGGGTAGCACAACTGCTACAATAAACATAACGGTAAATTCTGTTTTAGATTTAACAGGAATAAATAATACTACTGCAAATGTAGCCTATTCTTTACGAAAATTAAGTTCTTCATATACTGGTGCTGCTATACGTGTTCGTAGAAGTTCAGATAATGCAGAGCAAAATATAGGCTTTGATATGAGTGGTAATCTCGATCAGTCAGCATTGACTGCTTTTGTTGGTAGTGGCAATGGTTTTGTTACTACATGGTATGACCAAAGTGGTAAAGGAAAAAATGTAACACAAACAACTAATGCAAACCAACCAAAAATTGTTTCAAATGGTACCATTATTACTAGAAATGGTAAACCAATGATGAATTTTGAAAGTGGAACATCTGCTCGTTTAGTAAATACATCTACTACTAGTACATTACCGGTCTCAATGGTAAATGTAGCCGGTGTAGATAGGGTTTCTAGTTCTGAATTTAATTTTGCATCTATTGGAGGAAGTAATGGACTCTGTTTGAGAATACAAAATGGACAATTTATAGGAATCAAGATTGGATCTGCTTTAGTTTTTACTAATTCGTATGCTTCTGCAGGACAATTAAACGTTTTATCTGTTATACAAACTTCGTCAACTGGAAACATGTTCTTAAACGGAACCCAAGCTACAATTACCGCTGGAGGTTCTAACGGAGTAGCTAATCCTTCTCCAAATATTACAATTGGCGCACCTGGTGATTTTGGTGCTTCATCAAATGATGGTTTCTTAAGTGAAAGTATTTTTTATTCAAGTTTGCTTTCTACGACGGATAGACAAGCTTTGGAAGCAAATCAAGCGGCATATTATGGTTTGATTCCTGCGTTTACTTATCCAAGTGCTACTGTGGCAACTTATGCAAGTGCTGTAACAATCAATCCTTCTGGTTTGGCAAATACAGGAACATTTACAGTTAGTCCTTCATTACCTAGTGGCTTAACAATTAATGCAACTACAGGAGTAATTTCTGGTACACCAACTGTTGTTTCAGGTGCAACAACATATACTGTTTCTTCAACTACAGGTTTAGGGGTAGGTACATCGACTTTTAATTTAACTGTAAATGATATTGCACCTGCATTAACTTATGCAAACACAAATTTAGTGTTAAATGACCCAGCAACTATTTCACCAACTATTACAAGTGGAATGGTAGCTGCAACTTATAGCATAACACCTAGTTTACCATCAGGGTTGAGTTTAAATTCAAATACAGGTGTTATTTCAGGAACACCTACAGCAGCAATTCCAATCACTACATTTACTATTACCGCTACAAATAGTGGGGGTGTAGCTACAGCAACACTAAATCTTTACGTAGGAGCTACAGCAAACCCAACTAACTTAGTATATACAGGTTCACCATATGCATTTGCTGTAGGGGCTACCATAACGCCAGTAAGCGCACCTACTAATCAAGGTGGTGTACCTACAAGCTATTCAATAGCACCAGCATTACCTAATGGATTAGCTTTTGATACTGCAACAGGAGCAATTACAGGTTATCCTACTGTTGTTACTGCTGCCGCAGATTATACAGTAACAGCTACAAACCCTTATGGCAGTACTACAGCAACAATTAATATTGCAATAAATGAAGCGCCACCTGCCAATCTACAATACACAGGTTCTCCGTATAGTTATTATGTGCAAAATGCTATAACACCTATTGCAGCACCAACTAATACTGGCGGAATGGTAACTGCATATTCAGTGTCACCTGCATTGCCTTCAGGATTAGTTTTAAATACAACTACAGGTACTATTACAGGAACGCCTGCTGTAGCAGTTGCAGCTACAGATTATACGATTACTGCTTCAAATGTAGCTGGTAGTACAACAACTATTATTAACATAACGGTTTCACCTGTGTTAGATTTAACAGGTATTAATACTACAACAGCAGTTGCAGGATTTTCATTAAGAAAATTGAACTCTTCCTATAGTGGAGCAGCTATACGTGTTCGTAGAAGCTCTGATAATACTGAACAAAACATAGGTTTTGATGGCAGTGGAAATCTAGACCAGATGGCATTATTGACTTTTGTGGGTAGTGGAAATGGTTTTGTTACTACGTGGTATGACCAAAGTGGTAAAGGGAATAATGTAACGCAAACAAACAATGCTATTCAGCCTCAAATTGTTGCCAACGGAAGTGTAATTACAAGAAACGGAAAACTTGTAATGTATTTTCAAAATGCATATTTGCAAAGATCAGCAACAACTGTAGGTGTTCCTCATACGATGGTTAATGTAGGAGGTATAGATAATTCAAATGAATCATATGCTGCTTTTTCGGCTATAGGTACTGGAAATGGAACAATTATTGAAGTTGATTTATATGGTCAACCTGGTAATCTTGTAGGAACTAAAAGAGGTGCAGTATTTATGCCTACAAACGCTTTTTTAACTTCTTTACGGCTTAATTCTATTATAATGACCCAACCAGCAAGTGCACCAACTGAGATTTTTTTTAATGGTACACAAACTACAATTACTTCAGGAGCTTCAAATGGAGTTGCTTCACCTTCGGCAGTTATTACCGTTGGAGCCTATGGTGATTTAGCACAGATTAGTTCTGGTGCTTTTATCAATGAAACAATTTTTTACACAAGTGTACTTTCTAATACAGATATACAAACTTTAGAAGCAAATCACTTGGGATATTATGATTTAATTCCTTCGTTTACCTATCCAAGTTCAACGGTGGCAACTTATGGTGACTCTGTTACAATAAATCCATCTGGATTGTCTAATACAGGAATGTTTACAGTGAGTCCAGCGTTACCAAGTGGCTTAACAATTAATGCAACTACAGGAATAATTTCTGGTATTCCAACTGTTGTTTCAAGTGCAACAACTTATACCGTTTCTTCAACTACTGGTTTAGGGGTTGGAACATCGACTTTTACTTTAACTATAAATGATATTACTCCTGCATTAACTTATGCAAACACCAATTTAATATTAAATGACCCAGCAACTATTTCACCAACTATTACAAGTGGAATGGTTTCTGCAACCTATAGTATAACCCCTAGTTTACCTACAGGTTTAAATTTAGACACAAACACTGGAGTTATTTCAGGAACACCTACAACTGCTATACCTTTAACAACGTTTACAATAACCGCTACAAATAGTGGAGGAGTTGGTACAGCAACGTTAAATTTATATGTAGGTACTTCTGCTAGTCCAACAAATTTAACTTATACAGGTTCTCCTTTTGCATTTGCTGTTGGATCTACAATAACGCCAATAAATGCACCTACTAATCAAGGAGGAGCGCCAACAAGTTATTCAATTGCTCCGTCTCTGCCTAATGGATTAGCTTTTGATACTGCAACAGGAGCAATTACTGGTTATCCTACTGTTGTTACAACTGCAGCAGATTATACTGTAACAGCTACAAATGCTTCGGGTAGTACAACAGCTACTATTAATATAGAAATAATTGCTGCTCAACCAACAAACTTGCAGTATAGTGGTTCACCATATGTATATTATATGAATAATACCTATTCTATAGCTCCACCAATAAATAGTGGTGGTACACCTACATTATATGCCATTAATCCAAGTTTACCTTTAGGTTTGGTTTTCAATTCTAGTACAGGGGCTATTTCAGGTACACCAACTGTTATTTCAAGTGCAACAACTTATACAATAACAGCCTCTAATGGGCAAGGTAGTACTAATACCTCAATTTCAATTGAAATTTACCCTGTATTAGATTTAGCTAATTTGAATATTACTACTACTGCCTCTGCATACTCATTAAGAAAATTAAATTCTACATACACAGGTGCAGCAATTCGTGTTAGAAGAAGTTCTGATAATACCGAACAAAATATTGGCTTTGATGGTGTTGGTAATTTAGACCAAGCCAGTTTACTCTCTTTTGTAGGAAGTGGAGATGGTTTTGTTACTGTTTGGTACGATCAAACTAGATTTGCAAATAATATGACTCAAACAAATGTTGTTTATCAGCCAAGAATCGTAAATGCAGGTGTAATAGAAACCGTTAATAGTAAACCAGCGGTTTATTTGAATACTAAATATATGTCTGCTGGTTTGGTAGCACAAGGTTATCCAAGTACTATAAATGGGGTTGCTACCTCAAAAACAGCAACATCAACTGGTTTGTTTTTTGCAATTGGGTCTAATAATGGTCCTGGTATTGGTCTTGGGAATTATGTTTCTGTTGGTTCTACAGATTATAATCTTACAGGAATTAAAGGTGGAGTTGCTTATATGCCTACATCAACTGCGATTACACCAAATAGTTCTGCTATAATTACATTAAATACATTGACAGGTGGCGCTGCTTCAACTATTTCTTTAAATGGAAGTTCGGTTTCAATAAATGCTGGCTCAACCAATAATCCTTTTACTCCAACTGGCGGAATTTCTATTGGTAGTAATACTCCACAAGAAGCTCCAAATGTAATGATGAGTAATGGATATGTTCAAGAGGCTATTTTTATAAGTGGTAGTTTGACTACTCTTCAAAAGCAAGCTTTAGAGAATAATCAGGGAGCTTATTATGGTGTTACAATTAATTAA